A stretch of the Sphingobacterium thalpophilum genome encodes the following:
- the uvrC gene encoding excinuclease ABC subunit UvrC, giving the protein MAFDYREELKKIPHRPGVYQYFDKNYELIYIGKAKDLRNRVGSYFVNESQLNGKTRVLVRKINRISFTIVDTEIDAWLLENSLIKKHKPRYNVLLKDDKTYPWIVIKNEPFPRVFWTRQYVKDGSRYYGPYPSVGMMHIVLDLIRELFPLRTCNLALTQDNIRKGKFKICLEYQIGNCKGPCEGYQSEEDYDQNLRDIKDILNGKIAVVTNRLKESIATAAAALDFERAGAIKAKLDKLDNYQSKSTVVNSSITNVDVFSIASDDGYAFVNYLKVMNGVIIQTQTLEMRRRLDETEQELLSLAIPEIRERFKSLSREIIVPFELDIEENERIRFTVPKLGEKKKLLELSQKNVAFFRKERLLQYEKLNPDIRTERILKQMQKDLRMNVLPQHIECFDNSNIQGNYPVSAIVVFKDAKPSKKDYRHFNVKTVEGPNDFATMEEAVFRRYRRLLDEGQSLPQLIIIDGGKGQLGAALKSLRLLGIERQVTVIGIAKRLEELFYPGDQYPLYLDKKSETLKVIQHLRDEAHRFGITFHRNQRSRKTFVSELENIPGIGKTTVEKLLKEFKSVKKVREASDEELKKVLNLKQIKALREYFSK; this is encoded by the coding sequence TTGGCATTCGACTATAGAGAAGAACTAAAGAAAATACCGCATCGGCCCGGTGTCTATCAATATTTTGACAAGAACTATGAACTTATCTATATCGGTAAAGCGAAGGACCTTCGCAACCGCGTCGGATCGTATTTTGTCAATGAAAGCCAGCTGAACGGTAAGACCCGTGTGCTGGTGCGAAAGATCAACCGGATTTCATTTACTATCGTCGATACAGAAATTGATGCCTGGCTACTTGAAAACTCACTGATCAAGAAACATAAACCAAGGTATAACGTTCTACTGAAAGACGACAAAACGTATCCGTGGATCGTCATCAAGAACGAGCCTTTTCCCAGAGTATTTTGGACCCGGCAGTATGTGAAAGATGGCTCCCGTTATTACGGGCCTTATCCTTCTGTCGGGATGATGCATATTGTGCTTGATTTGATCCGTGAACTATTTCCGCTTCGAACATGCAATCTGGCGCTCACCCAGGATAATATCCGAAAGGGTAAGTTTAAGATCTGTCTCGAATATCAGATCGGTAACTGTAAGGGGCCCTGTGAAGGCTACCAGTCTGAAGAGGACTATGATCAGAATCTGCGGGATATCAAAGATATTCTGAACGGCAAAATCGCTGTCGTGACCAACCGCCTGAAAGAAAGCATTGCGACTGCCGCAGCGGCATTGGACTTTGAACGGGCAGGGGCAATCAAGGCTAAATTAGATAAACTGGACAATTACCAAAGCAAATCGACAGTGGTCAACTCCTCGATCACAAACGTGGATGTCTTTAGCATTGCCTCCGACGATGGTTATGCCTTTGTCAACTACCTAAAGGTAATGAACGGAGTCATTATTCAGACGCAGACCCTGGAAATGAGACGTCGACTGGATGAAACGGAACAGGAACTGCTGTCACTGGCCATTCCCGAAATACGGGAGCGTTTCAAAAGCCTGTCACGGGAGATCATAGTACCATTTGAACTGGATATCGAGGAGAATGAGCGTATCCGCTTTACTGTTCCCAAACTGGGAGAGAAAAAGAAACTTTTGGAATTGTCCCAGAAAAATGTGGCCTTTTTCCGGAAAGAACGCTTACTGCAATACGAAAAACTCAATCCTGATATCCGGACAGAGCGTATTTTGAAACAGATGCAGAAGGATCTCCGCATGAACGTACTGCCGCAGCATATCGAGTGTTTTGATAACTCTAATATACAGGGAAATTATCCTGTGTCAGCCATCGTGGTGTTTAAAGATGCCAAGCCGTCAAAAAAGGATTATCGGCATTTTAATGTAAAAACAGTAGAAGGCCCCAACGACTTCGCGACGATGGAAGAAGCTGTATTTAGACGCTACAGGAGGTTACTGGACGAAGGGCAGTCTCTGCCGCAGTTGATTATCATCGACGGCGGTAAAGGCCAGCTGGGCGCAGCACTTAAGAGCTTACGCCTGCTTGGTATCGAACGGCAGGTTACTGTGATCGGCATCGCAAAAAGACTGGAGGAACTGTTCTATCCCGGCGATCAGTACCCGCTCTATCTGGATAAGAAATCAGAGACCCTAAAAGTGATCCAGCATCTTCGCGATGAAGCTCACCGGTTTGGCATCACCTTTCACCGTAACCAACGCAGCCGCAAGACCTTTGTATCCGAATTGGAGAACATTCCCGGTATTGGTAAGACGACGGTAGAGAAGCTGCTGAAGGAATTTAAATCGGTAAAAAAAGTCAGAGAGGCTTCTGATGAAGAACTAAAAAAAGTGCTTAATCTCAAACAGATTAAAGCACTTCGTGAATACTTTTCAAAGTAA
- the era gene encoding GTPase Era: MSHKAGFVSIIGKPNAGKSTLMNALVGEKMSIITPKAQTTRHRIIGIVNDEDHQIVFSDTPGVIKPNYSLQESMMNFVQGSLIDADIILFVTDIHEKYDENDVLEKLRKTNSPVAVLINKIDKSSEEEVKAKIEFWQEKLNPDTIFAISAKLNHNVSAVMQYIKDKLPVHEAYYEKDELTDKSMRFFVSEMIREKVFKLYDKEIPYSTEVIVTSYKEEANITRIAAEIIVERDSQKNIIIGKGGAMIKKVGTYARQDIEEFIGGKVFLELFVKVIPDWRSKKNYLKRFGYDD; encoded by the coding sequence ATGTCACATAAAGCAGGATTCGTAAGTATCATCGGAAAGCCAAATGCTGGTAAGTCCACCCTAATGAACGCTTTAGTGGGTGAAAAGATGTCCATCATTACCCCAAAAGCACAAACGACAAGACACCGCATTATCGGTATTGTAAACGATGAAGATCATCAGATCGTCTTTTCGGATACTCCGGGTGTCATCAAACCAAACTACTCGCTACAGGAATCCATGATGAATTTTGTTCAAGGATCACTTATTGATGCAGACATTATTTTATTTGTGACGGATATCCATGAAAAATATGACGAGAATGACGTGTTGGAAAAATTACGTAAAACAAACTCGCCCGTCGCTGTTCTCATCAACAAAATCGATAAATCTTCCGAAGAGGAGGTAAAAGCCAAAATTGAATTCTGGCAGGAAAAACTGAATCCCGACACCATCTTTGCCATATCCGCAAAACTGAACCATAACGTATCTGCTGTCATGCAGTACATCAAGGATAAATTGCCTGTGCATGAAGCATACTACGAAAAAGACGAGCTGACTGATAAATCGATGCGCTTCTTTGTCTCCGAAATGATCCGTGAAAAGGTATTCAAACTGTACGACAAAGAAATCCCGTACAGCACGGAAGTAATTGTTACATCGTATAAAGAGGAAGCAAATATCACCCGTATCGCCGCAGAAATTATCGTCGAACGCGATTCCCAAAAGAATATTATTATAGGCAAAGGCGGAGCCATGATCAAAAAGGTCGGCACTTATGCTCGCCAGGACATTGAAGAGTTTATTGGCGGCAAAGTATTCCTGGAATTGTTTGTCAAAGTCATCCCCGACTGGAGAAGTAAGAAGAACTACCTCAAACGTTTCGGCTACGACGACTAA
- a CDS encoding SusC/RagA family TonB-linked outer membrane protein produces the protein MISKILGNHRLSLLSLALLMTSTHGAANANGLTFASHNVLSNKDVFQQKVTGKVQSADGPLAGATISVRGTSRSTSAGTDGSFSIEAKNGDVLVVNSIGYKGQEVTVTSPVININLVLDDEALDEVVVTGYSRQKKTEVSASVVSIDQKTLKDVKSPNVSTLLQSKIAGVDVVSGSGRPGSNANIRVRGRNSINSNISPLWVVDGVIMHGTPNINPNDIETVSVLKDAAATTQYGSRGASGVIVVTTKRALKPGEHLFAFNLSSGAAKFNPGKFKVMNSQQMWDLYQSFNNQEAIPNNVTSDVLKTNYDWLANGTQSGAINDFSANYLGKTEETSIYASGNYYDEKGSVKGYDYNRLTGRLNIEHKLTKNLTFKPRINASYTSYEDRQHSLYDMYLNMPWDTPFNADGSLINPKVGDVLWYGRDNNNYLYDLQYNYGEGQTFDIQSNLDFSLKISDRFTFESMNSLAYYNQTTMSYTDPKSNSGLENKGSVSQFADKRITRFFNQMLKYKENFGKHEVSALAAYEYSDYVYTSVGASGKGISGGSTIVDNAANFLSQSGTKNDYAFQSGLVQVNYKYDERYNFQGSYRLDGASRFGADNRYGGFFAVSGAWNIYKENFFNVDQINLLRLRASYGEVGNTPTSLYASYSLYGLNGQYNGAPAAIPNQYNNRNVSWEKSRDVNLGLELGLFNRIDLTVDAYNKNTDGLLSYVKFPATAGWDGYWYNIGSINNKGLELAVNARVLDPQSPLQWNIGANWAANKNRIKNLKDGVDVPAGNKRYSEGRDIDSWYMRHWAGVNQNNGAPLWEVVNPETGEVSTTSDYNKATLQFVGTSTPKYQGGINTSFLYKGISLTATFSYLNGAYAYNGGRELFDSDGAYPSYNQMILADGWSRWSPTNANATHPIASYNNNSASNKTSSRYLEDASFFRLRNVTLAYDFNPQLLSKLKLKSVNVFIAADNLWLSTKFTGLDPEAALFGDSTSQYPSPKRVTAGVNFTF, from the coding sequence ATGATTTCAAAGATTCTCGGCAATCACAGGTTGAGTCTGTTATCGTTAGCTTTATTGATGACAAGTACACATGGCGCAGCTAACGCTAATGGTCTTACATTTGCAAGCCACAATGTTCTGTCGAATAAAGATGTTTTTCAGCAGAAAGTCACCGGAAAAGTGCAGTCAGCAGACGGCCCTCTGGCGGGTGCGACTATTAGTGTGCGTGGTACTTCACGCTCTACATCCGCGGGGACGGATGGGAGCTTTAGCATTGAAGCCAAAAACGGAGATGTACTGGTCGTCAACAGTATTGGATATAAAGGCCAAGAAGTGACTGTGACAAGTCCAGTTATCAATATTAATCTTGTTCTTGATGATGAGGCGCTTGATGAAGTCGTTGTAACAGGATATTCGCGTCAAAAGAAAACAGAAGTTTCAGCTTCTGTTGTTTCTATCGATCAAAAAACATTAAAGGATGTAAAATCACCTAATGTTTCCACTTTATTACAAAGTAAAATTGCCGGGGTTGACGTTGTTTCTGGTTCGGGTAGACCTGGTTCAAATGCTAATATTCGAGTTAGGGGACGAAATTCAATCAATTCAAATATTAGTCCACTATGGGTTGTTGACGGTGTAATTATGCACGGAACACCAAATATAAATCCAAATGATATCGAAACAGTTTCGGTATTGAAAGATGCTGCAGCAACGACACAGTATGGCTCAAGGGGAGCTAGTGGTGTCATTGTTGTTACGACTAAAAGAGCATTAAAACCTGGTGAACATCTCTTTGCATTTAACTTATCTTCTGGAGCTGCAAAATTCAATCCTGGGAAATTTAAGGTAATGAATTCTCAACAAATGTGGGATTTATACCAATCATTTAACAATCAAGAAGCGATACCGAATAATGTAACTTCAGATGTTTTGAAGACTAATTATGACTGGTTAGCGAATGGCACTCAAAGTGGAGCAATAAATGATTTTAGTGCAAACTATTTGGGGAAGACGGAAGAAACATCAATTTATGCAAGTGGAAACTATTACGATGAAAAAGGATCTGTAAAAGGGTACGATTATAATAGACTTACCGGGAGATTGAATATTGAACATAAATTGACGAAGAATCTAACCTTTAAGCCAAGGATAAATGCTTCTTATACTAGTTATGAGGATCGTCAACATTCACTCTATGATATGTATCTGAATATGCCTTGGGATACTCCTTTTAATGCAGATGGCTCATTGATAAATCCTAAAGTGGGTGATGTATTGTGGTATGGTAGGGATAATAATAATTATTTGTATGATTTACAGTATAATTATGGAGAAGGACAAACATTCGATATACAATCAAATTTAGATTTTTCTTTGAAAATCTCAGATCGGTTTACATTTGAATCAATGAATAGTTTGGCTTATTACAATCAAACTACGATGTCATATACGGATCCTAAATCAAATTCTGGTTTAGAGAATAAAGGCTCTGTATCTCAATTTGCCGACAAACGTATTACGAGATTTTTTAACCAAATGTTAAAATATAAAGAAAATTTTGGTAAACATGAGGTTTCAGCGCTTGCTGCGTATGAATATTCTGATTATGTGTACACCAGCGTTGGGGCTTCAGGTAAAGGTATATCCGGGGGATCAACGATAGTTGATAATGCGGCCAATTTCTTGTCACAATCAGGTACAAAAAATGATTATGCATTCCAATCTGGTCTTGTCCAAGTAAATTATAAATATGATGAGCGTTATAATTTCCAGGGTTCATATCGATTGGATGGTGCTTCACGCTTTGGGGCTGATAATCGTTATGGTGGTTTCTTCGCAGTAAGTGGAGCTTGGAATATTTATAAAGAGAATTTCTTTAATGTCGATCAGATCAATTTATTGCGGTTGAGAGCCTCATATGGAGAAGTCGGCAATACACCTACCTCACTTTACGCATCATATTCGCTTTATGGATTGAATGGGCAGTATAATGGTGCGCCAGCAGCTATTCCTAACCAATATAATAATAGAAATGTAAGCTGGGAAAAATCGAGAGATGTCAATTTAGGATTGGAATTAGGCCTGTTTAATCGAATAGATTTAACTGTCGATGCTTATAATAAAAATACGGATGGTCTATTGTCTTATGTTAAATTTCCTGCAACTGCAGGATGGGATGGCTATTGGTATAACATTGGCTCTATCAATAATAAAGGCTTAGAGCTGGCAGTGAATGCTCGGGTACTTGATCCACAAAGTCCATTACAGTGGAATATTGGTGCCAATTGGGCTGCAAATAAAAATCGAATCAAAAATCTAAAAGATGGTGTTGATGTGCCAGCTGGAAATAAGCGTTACTCAGAAGGACGTGATATTGACTCTTGGTATATGCGTCATTGGGCTGGTGTTAATCAAAATAATGGTGCGCCATTATGGGAGGTTGTAAACCCTGAGACTGGTGAAGTTTCAACCACTTCAGACTATAATAAAGCAACTTTACAATTTGTGGGTACTTCAACCCCTAAATACCAGGGCGGTATAAACACAAGTTTCCTATATAAAGGGATATCACTGACAGCGACATTCTCTTATTTGAACGGTGCTTATGCCTACAATGGAGGTCGTGAATTATTTGATTCAGATGGGGCATATCCGTCATATAATCAGATGATTTTAGCAGATGGATGGTCAAGATGGTCCCCGACTAATGCTAATGCAACACATCCGATAGCTTCCTATAATAATAATAGCGCTTCTAATAAGACATCATCTAGATATTTGGAGGATGCATCTTTCTTTAGGTTAAGAAACGTGACATTGGCTTATGATTTTAATCCACAATTATTAAGTAAACTTAAGTTGAAAAGTGTGAACGTTTTTATTGCTGCAGATAATTTATGGTTGTCAACTAAATTTACAGGACTTGATCCCGAGGCGGCCTTATTTGGAGATTCGACTTCCCAATATCCATCTCCAAAGCGTGTTACAGCAGGTGTTAATTTCACATTCTAA
- a CDS encoding RagB/SusD family nutrient uptake outer membrane protein, whose product MKNKLLYSSIIFFLLSSCSLNKEPYTDLTNESITNTEGAVDALNLGNYHTLKSWVENWHRVTEYPSDEVSLSGVTTDAFFYNYNYNRIVNNGRVNSYWENSYKIIAGTNNILGQLEEGTSDTNDQIIAENLYLRSLMYFYLANVFGRPYNQNPDVNLAVPLKLNDDPFEVLPRNTVKEVYQQIVSDLLKAETLFKSYKGNIYASLYSAQALLARVYLFMGENEKAISYADKVINSGKFTLLSRDKYTDIAKAAPENNPETIFAIKFLKDVDYSDNGWYTIGSMYATINGAGWGEMYASRSYLEEIRKYPEDIRYSFVEPVVSNNNELHAYYVNDNYKYGSVIVKREGSDYTYTSDGNKNKLIKESNGAGSFQYFIEIAGKKRTVLIDKKLEDRNGYLKYFILKCSGQEGQGHLWSPVISRLAEIYLIRAEANAKLGRIQSSLDDVNVIRKRAGIPTTGLWTTANLGEKSVLDVVLTERKLELAWEGHRKFDVFRNGYTLDRKYPGTHISNSNSFLTVDAKSNEVIDYIPEQQITLTNGVLKQNP is encoded by the coding sequence ATGAAAAATAAACTTTTATATTCATCAATTATATTTTTTTTATTGAGCTCCTGTTCGCTCAATAAAGAACCTTATACAGATTTGACCAATGAGTCTATAACAAATACCGAAGGAGCGGTCGACGCATTAAACCTTGGGAATTATCATACGTTGAAAAGCTGGGTGGAGAATTGGCATCGCGTCACTGAATATCCTTCCGACGAGGTGTCGTTGAGTGGGGTTACTACTGATGCTTTTTTTTATAATTATAACTATAACCGTATTGTTAATAATGGTCGTGTAAATAGTTATTGGGAAAATTCATACAAAATTATTGCAGGAACGAATAATATCTTAGGTCAATTAGAGGAAGGGACTTCAGATACAAACGATCAGATTATCGCTGAAAATCTATATTTACGAAGCTTAATGTATTTTTATTTAGCCAATGTTTTTGGACGTCCTTATAATCAAAATCCAGATGTAAATTTAGCTGTTCCGCTTAAACTTAATGACGACCCTTTTGAAGTATTGCCTCGTAATACAGTAAAAGAAGTATATCAACAAATCGTATCTGATTTGTTAAAGGCAGAGACACTTTTTAAGTCGTATAAAGGGAATATATATGCAAGTTTATATTCCGCACAAGCTTTATTAGCACGTGTGTATCTGTTTATGGGTGAAAATGAAAAGGCGATAAGTTATGCTGATAAAGTAATTAATTCAGGTAAGTTTACACTATTGTCAAGAGATAAATATACGGATATTGCGAAAGCAGCGCCGGAAAATAATCCGGAGACTATTTTTGCAATCAAGTTTTTGAAAGATGTTGACTATTCTGATAATGGATGGTATACAATAGGATCTATGTATGCAACGATCAATGGTGCTGGTTGGGGGGAAATGTATGCGTCAAGATCCTATTTAGAAGAGATCCGTAAATATCCGGAGGATATTCGTTACAGTTTTGTTGAGCCGGTTGTTTCTAACAACAATGAACTACATGCCTATTATGTAAATGATAATTACAAATACGGTAGCGTCATTGTTAAACGAGAAGGTTCGGATTATACATATACTTCTGATGGCAATAAAAATAAATTAATTAAAGAGTCGAATGGTGCCGGTTCGTTTCAATATTTTATCGAAATTGCAGGCAAAAAAAGAACAGTGTTGATTGATAAAAAATTAGAAGATCGGAATGGCTATCTGAAATATTTTATTCTTAAATGTTCGGGACAGGAAGGTCAAGGCCATCTTTGGTCCCCAGTAATATCTAGACTGGCTGAAATATATTTAATACGTGCCGAAGCAAATGCAAAATTAGGGCGTATACAGTCATCCTTGGATGATGTGAATGTCATTCGAAAAAGAGCTGGGATTCCGACGACTGGATTATGGACTACTGCTAATCTTGGTGAAAAATCTGTACTTGATGTTGTATTAACTGAACGTAAGCTTGAACTTGCTTGGGAAGGGCATAGGAAGTTCGATGTATTTAGAAATGGATATACTTTGGATAGGAAATACCCTGGTACACACATCTCAAATTCAAATTCTTTTTTAACGGTCGATGCGAAATCAAATGAAGTCATTGATTATATTCCGGAGCAACAAATCACATTAACAAATGGTGTTTTAAAACAAAATCCGTGA
- the der gene encoding ribosome biogenesis GTPase Der: MANIVAIVGRPNVGKSTLFNRLTESRKAIVDDFSGVTRDRHYETAEWIGKKFTVIDTGGFVHGSDDIFEEAIRDQVYIAIEEASVVLFMVDVTTGITDLDDEIADILRRSSKPVYVVANKVDHAKLHHESAEFYAFGLGEVFNISAATGSGTGELLDAVVSHFEEEQEEEESLPKYTIVGRPNVGKSSLTNALIGKDRNIVTPVAGTTRDSIRIHYNQYGHNFLLIDTAGLRRKSKVNEDIEFYSVMRTIKALEDSDVTILMLDAQDGLEAQDVNIFNLAEKNRKGIVIVVNKWDLIQKDNKTMKAFEDRIREKIAPFTDVPIVFTSVTEKQRVLKVLEIADKVYANKTKKIPTSKLNEVMLDIIEHYPPPSLKGKYIKIKYVTQLPGRTPMFAFFCNLPQYIKDPYKRFIENKLRENFDFTGVPIQIYFRQK, translated from the coding sequence ATGGCAAATATTGTTGCAATTGTCGGGCGTCCGAATGTAGGTAAATCTACTTTATTTAATCGCCTGACAGAAAGTAGAAAAGCGATTGTTGATGACTTTAGCGGTGTGACCCGCGACCGTCATTATGAAACGGCCGAGTGGATCGGAAAAAAATTTACAGTCATCGACACCGGTGGTTTTGTACATGGCTCGGATGATATCTTCGAAGAAGCTATCCGAGACCAGGTGTACATTGCCATCGAAGAGGCTTCTGTCGTATTATTTATGGTGGATGTGACCACTGGTATCACCGATCTGGATGATGAGATTGCGGATATCCTCAGAAGAAGTTCTAAACCTGTCTATGTAGTGGCCAATAAAGTGGACCACGCTAAATTGCACCATGAATCGGCCGAATTCTACGCGTTCGGATTAGGGGAAGTATTTAATATCTCAGCTGCCACAGGTTCGGGGACAGGTGAATTATTAGATGCTGTAGTGTCGCACTTCGAAGAAGAGCAAGAGGAGGAAGAAAGCCTGCCCAAATACACCATCGTCGGTCGTCCAAATGTGGGTAAATCCTCATTGACCAACGCACTCATCGGCAAGGACCGGAATATTGTAACACCTGTGGCCGGTACCACCCGCGATTCTATCCGCATTCATTATAACCAGTATGGCCACAACTTCCTGCTGATCGACACCGCTGGCCTTCGCCGCAAATCCAAAGTGAATGAGGACATCGAGTTTTACTCTGTCATGCGCACAATAAAAGCATTGGAAGATTCTGATGTCACTATCCTGATGTTGGACGCACAGGATGGACTGGAGGCACAGGATGTTAATATTTTCAATCTCGCTGAAAAAAACAGGAAGGGAATCGTCATCGTAGTCAACAAATGGGATCTGATCCAGAAGGATAATAAGACGATGAAAGCCTTTGAAGACCGTATCCGTGAAAAAATAGCTCCATTTACGGATGTCCCTATTGTCTTTACTTCGGTGACCGAAAAACAGCGCGTACTAAAAGTATTGGAAATTGCGGATAAGGTCTACGCCAACAAAACGAAAAAGATCCCGACGTCAAAACTAAACGAAGTGATGCTGGATATTATTGAGCATTATCCACCGCCTTCCCTGAAAGGAAAATATATCAAGATTAAATACGTTACGCAGCTTCCGGGACGCACGCCGATGTTTGCGTTTTTCTGTAATCTGCCACAGTATATCAAAGATCCGTACAAACGCTTTATCGAAAATAAATTACGCGAAAACTTTGACTTTACAGGTGTGCCTATTCAAATATATTTCAGACAAAAATAG
- the cysS gene encoding cysteine--tRNA ligase: protein MDHNLFLYNTLSRTKEKFEPIHPNLVGMYVCGPTVYSDVHLGNCRTFVSFDLIFRYLRHLGYKVRYVRNITDAGHLEGDRDEGDDKFAKKAKLEQLEPMEIVQKYTIGFHDVLRLFNTLPPSIEPTATGHISEQIEMIQQIIANGYAYEVNGTVYFDVEKYVQQYDYTILTNRKLEDMLNNTRELSGQDEKKGRLDFALWIKAKPETIMRWPAPWSVGFPGWHIECSAMSRKYLGDQFDIHGGGMDLAATHHTNEIAQSEACNHTSPAKYWMHTNMLTVNGARMSKSAGNGFLPGELFTGNHPLLNRGYSPMAVRFFMLQAHYRSTLDFSNEALDAADKGYKRLMTAMSLLDKLKVSKGADSFHLAEIRNKCYAAMDDDFNSPVLIAELFEVVRLINSIYDGKAKVSEEGLERLKIFMKEFVEDILGLRNDQASGTDDIDDVMNLVIKLRNEAKANKDFVTSDRIRDELNAIGIQLKDSKEGTLWNKI from the coding sequence ATGGACCATAATCTCTTCTTATATAATACGCTTTCAAGAACAAAAGAAAAATTCGAACCGATCCATCCCAATCTCGTGGGGATGTATGTCTGCGGACCTACTGTTTACAGCGATGTGCATCTGGGCAACTGTCGTACGTTTGTATCTTTTGATTTGATTTTTAGGTATCTGCGCCACCTTGGATATAAGGTGCGTTATGTACGCAACATTACTGATGCAGGACATTTGGAGGGCGATCGTGACGAAGGAGATGATAAATTTGCAAAAAAGGCCAAATTGGAACAGCTGGAGCCCATGGAAATCGTGCAGAAGTATACCATCGGTTTTCATGATGTGTTGCGTCTTTTCAACACCTTGCCGCCCAGCATTGAGCCCACAGCTACTGGACATATTTCTGAGCAGATCGAAATGATCCAGCAGATTATCGCTAATGGGTACGCCTACGAAGTCAATGGGACCGTCTACTTTGACGTTGAGAAGTATGTTCAGCAGTATGATTATACAATCTTGACCAACCGCAAATTGGAAGATATGCTAAACAATACCCGCGAATTGAGCGGTCAGGATGAGAAAAAAGGACGCCTGGATTTTGCTCTGTGGATCAAAGCTAAGCCCGAAACTATTATGCGCTGGCCTGCGCCATGGAGTGTAGGGTTTCCGGGCTGGCATATCGAGTGTTCGGCCATGAGCCGCAAATACCTCGGCGACCAGTTTGATATTCATGGTGGCGGAATGGATCTGGCTGCAACACATCATACCAACGAAATTGCGCAGTCCGAGGCATGTAACCATACAAGTCCCGCAAAATACTGGATGCATACCAATATGCTGACCGTCAATGGCGCGCGGATGTCCAAGTCTGCCGGCAACGGATTCTTGCCGGGTGAATTGTTTACAGGTAACCATCCTTTGTTAAACAGAGGGTATTCACCAATGGCGGTGCGCTTCTTTATGCTGCAGGCACATTACCGTAGCACATTGGACTTCTCCAATGAAGCACTGGATGCAGCGGACAAAGGCTATAAACGTTTAATGACAGCGATGAGCCTTCTTGATAAGCTGAAGGTGTCCAAGGGAGCTGATTCATTCCATCTGGCTGAAATCCGCAACAAATGTTATGCTGCTATGGACGATGACTTCAATAGTCCGGTACTCATTGCGGAGTTATTTGAAGTCGTGCGTTTGATCAATTCCATTTATGACGGCAAAGCGAAGGTATCGGAGGAAGGACTTGAAAGACTCAAAATTTTCATGAAAGAGTTTGTTGAAGATATCCTCGGATTGCGGAATGATCAGGCCTCAGGTACCGATGATATCGATGATGTGATGAATCTGGTGATCAAATTGCGCAACGAGGCTAAAGCCAACAAGGATTTTGTCACATCGGATCGGATCCGTGATGAACTCAATGCAATTGGTATTCAGTTGAAAGATAGCAAGGAAGGAACACTTTGGAATAAGATTTGA
- a CDS encoding DUF4440 domain-containing protein codes for MNFWNRLSVVALMSTVGTALYAQIPEKVGSLIQADKDAAAMAKATTPHQAFLSIIDKESTFFVPSAVNAFNYLNNRPNIPDVIDWTPTFALVAKSQEFGVTSGSMDFQKVGARLRHGEYLTVWKRNKKGKWLVDIRAEVENNGNDSNFDLEYIEPTDSWYLKHRSKVRLNQREDIVMETDKLMSTVLKADNATAYKEFLSEDVRFLFPWTSPLEGKDKMMAYLKKQRMTIETVPEEVKRSYSGDFAYTKGTATVRQKDKVVKYNYIRVWQLSELAKDDVKKANWNILIEMMFER; via the coding sequence ATGAATTTTTGGAACAGGTTATCCGTTGTTGCATTGATGAGTACGGTCGGTACAGCATTGTATGCGCAGATACCCGAAAAAGTTGGAAGCTTGATACAAGCGGATAAAGATGCCGCAGCAATGGCCAAAGCGACCACGCCACATCAGGCGTTTTTATCAATTATCGATAAGGAATCTACATTCTTCGTTCCCTCTGCAGTAAACGCATTCAATTACCTTAATAATAGACCCAATATTCCGGATGTCATAGACTGGACACCCACATTTGCGTTGGTCGCCAAGAGCCAGGAGTTTGGTGTCACCTCAGGGTCGATGGATTTTCAGAAAGTTGGTGCGCGCTTGCGTCACGGTGAATACCTCACAGTCTGGAAGCGGAATAAAAAAGGAAAATGGCTTGTCGATATCCGTGCTGAAGTAGAAAATAACGGCAACGACAGCAACTTTGATCTTGAATATATCGAACCAACAGATTCCTGGTATTTAAAACATCGTTCCAAAGTAAGGCTTAATCAACGGGAAGATATTGTCATGGAAACCGATAAGCTGATGTCTACTGTGCTCAAGGCCGATAATGCCACGGCCTATAAGGAGTTTTTAAGTGAGGACGTTCGGTTTCTTTTCCCATGGACAAGTCCGTTGGAGGGTAAGGATAAAATGATGGCATACTTAAAGAAACAGCGTATGACGATCGAAACAGTGCCGGAAGAGGTGAAACGTTCGTATAGTGGGGACTTCGCCTACACCAAAGGAACGGCAACTGTTCGGCAAAAAGATAAGGTGGTCAAATATAATTATATACGGGTGTGGCAATTAAGCGAGCTGGCAAAAGACGACGTAAAAAAGGCCAACTGGAACATCCTGATAGAAATGATGTTTGAGAGATAA